A window of the Trueperaceae bacterium genome harbors these coding sequences:
- the mfd gene encoding transcription-repair coupling factor, with product MTRPSTVVTEKGTGRRLLGVPSVARLALFARHTGPAVVLTTAERLEYFADTAVFAAKRSIDPGLADWFERAEKVVLSLDQAVKAFPADPERYRFELRVGGSYPRDELQERLEKSGYGRDELPGYTVRGDTITVHRNGEVAEDELKLEFFGDELDRLLLGDVPLDSFAIAPLPGSGVEDEGDWTARLLEKLPGTVFLDSPELVTGELGSDRAGWLWQHLKERDVVSFGRDPLELEVADSGLEPLGYYRGRLSEFSADAERWLADGYSVTLLLKFERSGRYLRERVIDHLESRWANRVEHRPGVVGLAIAPETAGGYRDDESREVVLTEELLYGHQGGRKLKRLPGRSLRDAAQLSVGDYLIHPDHGIGRFLGLEPRQVVGVTRDYLILRYAGEGKLYLPVEQLPLLRRHPGTTDDPPRLSTLGTNEWARAREKARASAQELAAELIKTYAERQVTPGVALPELPDWDRLIAENFPFTLTGDQAQAIEATLADMARPVPMDRLISGDVGFGKTEVAIRAAHRAVGHSRQAVMLVPTTVLAKQHYETIAERFRELPVEVRMLSRFTSDREAAETLRGLADGSVDIVVGTHRLLSESVVFKQLGLLVIDEEHRFGVGQKERLKSLRANLDVLSLSATPIPRTLYMSLVGLRDVSQIMTPPEGRKPIQTVLQPYDPVAVREAILFELERGGKTYYIHDRVGSMGMRARTLQQLVPEARIGVAHGQMDGDDLEEVMLAFEDGAYDVLLATTIVESGLDISGANTLIIERADRLGLAQLYQLRGRVGRRETEAWAHLFYPGRLTEQAQRRLYAIAELNDLGSGHLLAEKDMEIRGVGNLLGPEQHGQINAVSLEVYTEMLAEEIAKLKGEKKSEERPAVAVDLNLDARLSPSYIQDDDQRIAFYGRFAETDSLAEVGRIAREMRESYGPLPPGVKAFVELVKLRLLAAERGVVSIKEHMTDIEIAFGDDSVDYDSRAIRELPFSVEPTRYPPGFSLKKRGLAAEDTPAAVSRVLYACA from the coding sequence ATGACCAGACCCAGCACAGTAGTCACAGAGAAAGGCACCGGCCGTCGGCTCCTCGGGGTTCCGAGCGTGGCGCGGCTGGCGTTGTTCGCCAGGCATACCGGGCCAGCGGTCGTCCTCACCACGGCGGAGAGGCTGGAGTACTTCGCCGACACCGCCGTGTTCGCGGCGAAGCGATCGATAGACCCCGGACTGGCCGACTGGTTCGAACGTGCCGAGAAGGTAGTGCTGAGCCTGGACCAGGCGGTCAAGGCGTTCCCGGCAGATCCCGAGCGGTACCGGTTCGAGCTGCGGGTGGGCGGCAGCTACCCCCGCGACGAACTCCAGGAGAGGCTCGAGAAGAGCGGCTACGGGCGGGACGAACTGCCCGGTTACACCGTCCGAGGCGACACGATCACCGTGCACCGGAACGGTGAAGTGGCCGAGGACGAACTCAAGCTCGAATTCTTCGGCGACGAACTCGATCGGTTGCTGCTTGGCGACGTTCCCCTCGACAGCTTCGCGATCGCGCCGTTGCCGGGTTCCGGCGTCGAGGACGAGGGCGACTGGACGGCCCGGTTGCTCGAGAAGCTTCCCGGCACGGTCTTCCTCGACTCGCCGGAACTGGTGACTGGGGAGCTGGGGAGCGACCGGGCCGGCTGGTTGTGGCAGCATCTGAAGGAGCGCGATGTCGTCTCCTTCGGACGAGACCCCCTCGAACTCGAGGTGGCCGATTCCGGACTCGAGCCCCTCGGTTATTACCGTGGGCGCCTCTCCGAGTTCAGTGCCGATGCCGAACGGTGGCTGGCCGATGGTTACAGCGTTACCCTGCTCCTGAAGTTCGAGCGGAGCGGCCGCTACCTGCGCGAGCGGGTCATCGACCACCTGGAGAGCCGCTGGGCAAACAGGGTGGAGCACCGTCCGGGGGTAGTGGGCCTGGCCATCGCCCCTGAAACCGCCGGCGGCTACCGTGACGACGAGAGCCGCGAGGTGGTCCTCACCGAGGAACTCCTCTACGGTCACCAGGGCGGACGCAAGCTCAAGCGGCTGCCGGGTCGCTCGCTACGGGACGCTGCCCAACTGTCGGTGGGCGACTACCTGATCCATCCCGATCACGGGATCGGACGGTTCCTGGGGCTCGAGCCGCGCCAGGTGGTGGGCGTCACCCGCGACTACCTGATCCTGCGCTACGCGGGCGAGGGGAAGCTCTACCTGCCGGTGGAGCAGCTGCCGCTCCTGCGGCGACACCCCGGCACCACCGACGATCCTCCGCGGCTCTCCACGTTGGGCACCAACGAGTGGGCGAGGGCCAGGGAGAAGGCGCGAGCCAGCGCCCAGGAGCTGGCGGCTGAGCTCATAAAGACGTACGCCGAGCGTCAGGTGACTCCCGGAGTGGCGTTGCCCGAACTGCCCGACTGGGACCGGCTCATCGCCGAGAACTTCCCGTTCACCCTCACCGGCGACCAGGCCCAGGCGATCGAGGCGACGCTGGCAGACATGGCCCGGCCCGTACCGATGGATCGGCTGATCTCGGGCGACGTGGGCTTCGGCAAGACCGAGGTGGCTATCAGGGCGGCTCACAGGGCTGTGGGTCACAGCCGCCAGGCCGTGATGCTGGTACCCACCACCGTGCTTGCCAAGCAGCACTACGAAACCATCGCGGAGCGCTTCCGCGAACTGCCGGTCGAGGTGCGGATGCTCTCCCGGTTCACGAGCGACCGGGAGGCGGCCGAAACACTTAGAGGGCTAGCCGACGGCTCCGTCGACATCGTCGTGGGTACTCACCGACTCCTCTCGGAGTCGGTGGTGTTCAAGCAGCTGGGTCTGCTGGTCATCGACGAGGAGCATCGCTTCGGGGTTGGACAGAAGGAGCGGCTCAAGTCGCTCAGGGCGAACCTCGACGTGCTCTCGCTGTCGGCCACCCCGATCCCTCGGACCCTCTACATGAGCCTCGTCGGCCTCCGCGACGTGTCCCAGATAATGACTCCACCCGAGGGCCGCAAGCCCATCCAGACGGTGCTGCAACCGTACGATCCGGTTGCGGTGCGGGAAGCGATCCTGTTCGAACTGGAGCGAGGCGGCAAGACCTACTACATCCACGACCGAGTCGGTTCCATGGGCATGCGCGCGAGGACGCTCCAGCAGCTGGTGCCCGAAGCGCGCATCGGAGTGGCACACGGGCAGATGGATGGCGACGACCTCGAGGAGGTGATGCTCGCGTTCGAAGATGGCGCCTATGACGTGCTACTGGCCACCACCATCGTCGAATCGGGCCTCGACATCAGCGGTGCCAACACGCTCATCATCGAGCGGGCCGACCGCCTTGGCCTGGCCCAGCTCTACCAACTTAGAGGACGGGTGGGCAGGCGCGAGACCGAAGCCTGGGCCCACCTCTTCTACCCGGGACGGCTAACCGAGCAGGCCCAGCGCCGCCTCTACGCCATCGCCGAGCTGAACGACCTGGGGAGTGGTCACCTGCTCGCCGAGAAGGACATGGAGATCCGTGGCGTGGGCAATCTGCTGGGCCCAGAACAGCACGGCCAGATAAACGCGGTCTCCCTCGAGGTCTACACGGAGATGTTGGCCGAGGAGATCGCCAAACTGAAGGGCGAGAAGAAGTCCGAGGAGCGTCCAGCCGTTGCCGTGGACCTCAACCTCGACGCGCGCCTGAGCCCCAGCTATATCCAGGACGACGACCAACGGATCGCCTTCTACGGACGCTTCGCCGAGACCGACAGTCTGGCAGAGGTGGGCCGCATCGCCCGTGAGATGCGCGAGTCGTATGGACCGTTGCCGCCTGGGGTCAAGGCGTTCGTCGAACTGGTCAAGCTGAGGCTCCTGGCTGCCGAGCGCGGTGTCGTTTCGATCAAAGAACACATGACGGATATCGAGATCGCCTTCGGGGACGACTCGGTAGACTACGACTCGCGGGCGATAAGGGAGTTGCCGTTCAGCGTCGAACCTACTCGTTACCCGCCCGGCTTCTCTCTGAAGAAGCGAGGGCTGGCGGCCGAGGACACGCCCGCTGCCGTCAGCAGGGTCCTATACGCCTGCGCCTGA
- the rsmI gene encoding 16S rRNA (cytidine(1402)-2'-O)-methyltransferase: MGKLVLVPTPIGNLQDMTFRAIEALKAADAVAAEDTRHSRKLLDHFGVDRPLVRLDAHTIGDRGRRVLEQYQNLAFVTDAGTPGISDPGAELVSLALELDFEVEALPGATAFVPALVISGLPLARFTFEGFLPRKGRARRERLQAIASSNATSVLYESPRRLGTTLSELAKVCGEARQASVSRELSKRFETTYRGSLASLAQRLGSDEVKGEVVIVVGPAPEHPEEQAGDYRVEARSLAREGLSGKDLRRALAALGAPRNLAYQLALEAEAERREEA; encoded by the coding sequence GTGGGCAAGCTTGTCCTCGTACCGACCCCGATAGGAAACCTGCAGGACATGACGTTCAGGGCCATCGAGGCGCTCAAGGCTGCCGATGCGGTCGCGGCGGAGGACACCCGCCACAGTCGCAAACTGCTCGATCACTTCGGGGTCGACCGGCCCCTCGTCCGTCTGGACGCTCACACGATAGGAGATCGCGGAAGGCGGGTGCTCGAGCAGTACCAGAACCTCGCCTTCGTTACGGACGCCGGTACTCCCGGCATATCCGATCCCGGGGCGGAGCTGGTTTCGCTGGCGCTCGAACTCGACTTCGAGGTGGAGGCGTTGCCGGGGGCGACAGCCTTCGTGCCCGCCCTGGTGATATCGGGATTACCCCTGGCGAGGTTCACCTTCGAAGGCTTCCTGCCGCGCAAAGGGAGAGCGCGCCGAGAGCGCTTGCAGGCCATCGCCTCCTCCAACGCCACCTCGGTCCTCTACGAGTCGCCACGTCGTCTGGGGACCACCCTAAGTGAGTTGGCGAAGGTGTGTGGTGAAGCGCGCCAGGCCTCGGTGAGCCGGGAACTGAGCAAGCGGTTCGAGACGACCTACCGTGGCTCGCTGGCAAGCCTCGCCCAGCGACTCGGTTCGGACGAGGTGAAGGGCGAGGTGGTGATCGTGGTGGGCCCGGCCCCCGAGCATCCCGAGGAGCAGGCGGGCGATTATCGGGTCGAGGCGCGGTCGCTCGCCCGCGAGGGCCTCTCCGGGAAGGACCTTCGCAGGGCGCTGGCGGCGCTCGGCGCTCCCCGGAACCTCGCCTACCAGCTCGCACTGGAAGCCGAAGCGGAGCGCCGGGAAGAGGCGTAA
- a CDS encoding SpoIID/LytB domain-containing protein produces MSPRSVVCRVLVMLLLGSSAYAQEVQVRVLLERAHDEVRIHIDEGHRGYADGALIFDTSLGIAWPIDSVASEINVDGMRVGRSFMLAPHSGVVEWDGSTYRGALRFVADGDELLVVNVLGLEEYLRGVVPAEMAAAWPLEALKAQSVASRTYTLISLEPTEPFDICATVECQAYDGVAAEHRRSDTAIAQTAGLVLTYGGEFAHTYYHSDSGGELASSAEVWGTPYPYLASRVDVTSTTPHRHWRHVIDPDRMGRTLATLGHHVGTVRSLRVLAYSESGRVLRAEVAGSEGQIILGGSTLTSLLRESGFKSTRFTMVGDLVARGDGFGHGVGMSQYGARSLARAGYGFEQILRFYYPDTLLQRLAPAHADGS; encoded by the coding sequence ATGTCTCCCCGTTCGGTCGTGTGCCGCGTCCTCGTCATGCTCCTCCTCGGTTCTTCTGCGTATGCCCAGGAGGTCCAGGTGCGGGTCCTGCTCGAGCGGGCGCACGACGAGGTGAGGATCCACATCGACGAGGGCCACCGTGGTTACGCCGACGGCGCCCTCATCTTCGACACCAGCCTGGGCATTGCCTGGCCGATCGATTCGGTCGCGAGTGAGATCAACGTCGACGGGATGCGGGTGGGCCGTTCGTTCATGCTCGCGCCCCACAGCGGGGTGGTGGAGTGGGATGGCAGCACCTACCGCGGCGCCCTCAGGTTCGTAGCGGATGGCGACGAACTGCTCGTCGTCAACGTCCTCGGCCTGGAGGAGTACCTGCGCGGGGTAGTTCCAGCCGAGATGGCCGCGGCCTGGCCACTCGAGGCGCTCAAAGCCCAGTCGGTGGCTTCGCGGACCTACACCCTCATCTCGCTCGAGCCGACGGAACCTTTCGATATCTGCGCCACCGTCGAGTGCCAGGCGTACGACGGCGTCGCCGCCGAACACCGACGCAGCGACACGGCCATAGCCCAGACCGCCGGTCTCGTGCTCACCTACGGCGGCGAGTTCGCACACACCTACTACCACTCCGATTCCGGGGGTGAACTCGCTTCGAGCGCCGAGGTGTGGGGAACGCCCTACCCGTACCTGGCTTCGAGGGTCGACGTCACCTCGACTACTCCCCACCGACACTGGCGACACGTGATCGACCCTGACCGCATGGGACGCACCCTCGCGACGCTCGGGCACCACGTCGGCACGGTCCGCAGCCTGCGAGTGCTCGCCTACAGCGAGTCGGGCAGGGTCTTGAGAGCAGAGGTTGCCGGCAGCGAGGGCCAGATCATCCTCGGCGGATCCACCCTCACCTCACTGCTTCGCGAAAGTGGCTTCAAGTCCACGAGATTCACCATGGTCGGCGACCTCGTCGCTCGCGGCGACGGCTTCGGTCACGGGGTGGGGATGAGCCAGTACGGCGCCCGCTCGCTGGCTCGTGCCGGTTATGGCTTCGAACAGATACTTCGCTTCTACTACCCCGATACCTTGCTTCAGCGACTAGCGCCCGCGCACGCGGACGGCAGCTGA